From a region of the Tamandua tetradactyla isolate mTamTet1 chromosome 10, mTamTet1.pri, whole genome shotgun sequence genome:
- the LOC143647824 gene encoding diphthamide biosynthesis protein 3 — MAVFHDEVEIEDFQYDEDLETYFYPCPCGDNFAITKEDLENGEDVATCPSCSLIIKVIYDKDQFMCGETIPAPSTNKELVKC, encoded by the coding sequence ATGGCCGTGTTTCACGACGAGGTGGAGATCGAGGACTTCCAGTATGACGAAGACTTGGAGACGTATTTCTACCCCTGCCCATGTGGGGATAACTTCGCCATCACCAAGGAAGATTTGGAGAATGGGGAAGACGTGGCAACGTGCCCTAGCTGCTCTCTCATTATAAAAGTGATTTATGACAAAGATCAGTTTATGTGTGGAGAAACAATCCCAGCACCTTCTACCAACAAAGAATTAGTTAAGTGCTAA